Part of the Sulfobacillus acidophilus DSM 10332 genome, CATCATGGGATTGAAGACCCCTCACGGAGCGATTTTATCCGCCTTGATTTTTAACGCGCTTATCATCCCGGCCCTTATCCCTTTTGCAATACGCGGCGTCAGGTACCGAGCCGAATCGGCGGATCGGATGCTGGCACGGAATCTGTTGAATTGGGGAGTGGTGGGGATTATCGTGCCGTTTGTCGGGATTTGGGGCATTGATCACATCTTGGGATTGTTTGGTTGGGGATAAGGGAGGCGATGCACATGAATAAATGGCGTACGATTGGCGGGGTCACGCTAGCATTATGGTTCATGTTGGGCTTGGGATATCCATTGGTCATGACGGCCATAAGTCAGCTCCTATTCCCTTATCAGGCCTCAGGCAGTCCGGTGGTTTGGCATGGACAAATTGTGGCGTCGGCCCATGTGGGACAATATTTTAATGCCCCTCAGTATTTTTGGGGCCGTCCCTCCGACACGGTTTCTGCAACGGGACAACCTGAACCTTATAATCCGATGGCTTCGGGAGGAAGTAATCTCGGTCCGACAAATCGGGCATTAATTGACCGGGTTCGGCAACGACTTCTTACATGGGAACAGGTCACGCCAGGACTGGCAGCCCGGAACATTCCGGCCAGCTTAGTTGAGGGATCCGGCTCGGGGTTGGACCCGGATATTACGCCTGCCGCCGCCGATATACAAATCCCGCGTGTGGCACATGCAACCGGCCTTAGTCCTGTCGTGTTACAAGACTTGATTACCGAAGCCACCAGCCCGCCGCAATGGGGCATTTTTGGTCGGACCCGCGTAAATGTCGTCAAATTAAATCTGTTAGTGGCTCAACTAGTGGCATCTCGAAAAACGGGATAAGGCGGTGACGTTACGCATGCATCGGATTTTGCTGGCGTTAATAACCATCGCGGTTTTTATCATTATAGGTTGGGTCACTCGACGGTAAATCGCCATGGCACGATAGCGGGCTATAGAACCGGATCGTGTTCCCGCCGATTAGACCGGGCGTCTCGACGTTCATTGCCACAGTATGCCACATCCCGTTTCAAGGGTGGGTTGTCAGGCAGGCGTGAGATTTAATTGAGTAATGGATGCTTAGGGATGATGCGTGACGGGGTGAACGGATCGGATTCGGACCGGCAAGCAATCGACGCCGAATAAAATGCCTTGATGGCTCGGTTGATCCGGGGGTGTCGTCATGGGGTCGAGGCGTGTTTCGCGCCAAAAGAGGGGGATGACGGTTCGGGCCTCGAGGCGTTCCAATAGAGCAGCGACGCAGGTATGAATCCCAAAACCGAAGGCCATATGCGGGTTGGGCATTTGATGCGGTAAAAGCGTATCGGGTTCCGGGAATTTCACCGGGTTCCGGTTGGCTGCCCCCAGCCAGACAATCACGGCCTCTCCGCATGAATGGTTTGTGGGCCAATCTCCACGTCGACCATGCAATACCGTCACAGACGTGGGACGGGCGACAGTAGCGTACAACCTCTTCGAGGTAGAGGCGGGTGGTTTCGGCGGTCGGGTCGACCGGGAAGGGATACGCAAACTCGTCCACCAGGTCGACCGTTTCGTGTTCGATCAACCTGTTGTAAAAACTCACGGGCTAATGCATCGACCCGCAGGGCCAATCGGTGCATCGCATCGGCCGTAAACGCCGGGTTAATAATCCGGCGTAATCGCGTATGTTCTGGCGGATCTTGGCGAATCAAACTGCGGGTGAGGGGGAGATCGGACGGAAGAGGTTGGCCATGCCGACGAAAGTATTCGTTAAGATTCGACGAAAATCGCGTGACATCGGTTAGCACCTGTTTGGCTTCGGCATAGCCGAACACGTGCCAATAGCCGGTATCGGGATCATGGACGACCGGTGTCGTCGCATATCGGTAATACCAGGCATACGGATTGGTTTTATGGTGCGGAATCATTCGGGATCACCCGGTCCTTTCTTTGACGTGGAGGCATTGGATACCGAGTACTATGGCCCAATCGTGACGGAGTTATCCTGCTCGTCACCGCATCGGTGGATTCCAATGTCCGCGTTGTTTTCTTCGAAGGCGGCTTGGGAGGGTAGGGCTCGCTTACGGTAACTCCTCGGGTTCAAATGTCGGGAACAAACATGGTTACAGGGGTTACCGTTGTAAATTGAGAAGGATCGGGCATATGGTTGTTTCGCGGTTTAGACTCTACCTGACGCGACGTTCGATGTTATGAAGGGGGCATTGATGGTTTCGCTTACAGGATTTTAGCCTTCGCGGCGGCCCTCGGGATTGTCGGTAAGGCCCCGGTGAGTAGTAAGGCGATTTGGTGCCTCATTTTGAGGTCATCGCATTAGCGGATCAGAACACGGAACGAATATGCCGAACTCGTAGTGACATCGCTTGTCCTGGCGAAAGAGCCGACGAAACACTCGGGTCGCTTGCACCTCGTCGGCCCTTATGCTATGGGTAAACATAATGGCGTATTGTCTTTAAGACGGTGTTTTTTTCAAAACCAATCAACCGTCCGGGTATCGAAATCTCATGAGCATGCGACGGTAATCCGGCGATTTAACTCAACGACACCGTGATGGACTAAGTCTTACGGGCCATCACCGGTTTTCCATATCAAGAGGTTGTCCTACAGGTGGGATTCGCCCACCCATCCGGTTTGACCCGCCTTGTGTTCGACAATTTGAGCAGGAGAAGGATGATAACATAAAACCCGCTAGGAGTGTTTTCTGATGGACTTGGCCTTCCTTCATGGATTTTTGTTGGCGTTAGCCCTGATTCTTCCGTTGGGGCCGCAGAATTTGACGGTGATAAGCCAAGGGACGACTCATCGCCAATATCGACGAACGGTGCCCGTGGTAATAACGGCTGCCCTCTCGGATACCATTCTCATTGGGGTGGCGGTGCTCGGGGTGAGTGCGGTGGCCATGGTGGCACCCGTCCTGAAAGAGATTCTGACGCTGTTGGGGATTGTGTTCCTGGTCTGGATGGGTTGGCAATCCTGGCATTCCCTCGTTCATCCGGAGACGTTCGGCAGTGCCGCCCCGTATTGGACACTCTGGCGCCAGATCATGTACACGCTGCGGGCGTCTCTACTGAATCCACATGCCATTATGGACACGGTCATCGTGATTGGCGGTGGGGCGGCTCTCTACTCTACACCGCGTGAGAAGTGGGCTTATGCCCTAGCTGCCGTGCTGGTTTCGTGGCTGTGGTTCTTTGGCCTATCGCTGGTGGGTCGGGCATTGGCCCAATTGCGTCATCAGGCGCGCACGATAAAGTGGCTCAATCGGATTTCCGCCGGAATTATGTGGACGATCGCCGGTCGCTATCTAATCCAATTGGGCATAGCAATTTGGACTACCCCAACCTGAGGCGAAACCAGCCGTGGACTCCGACCTAATGGCAAGGCGGGTCCCATCGTGAGCCGGAACCGAAAACCATTTCAGAGCAGTTGGCCCATGGCCCTACCCGTAAAGGAACATTTACGCAATGCCTGATCCACGTCCAGTACTCTGATCACCGCCCCTTGAGAACCTGCCACTTTGTTGCGTTGATTAGCCGTCGTTGTAGAGGGAATCTGTGGTAGTCTTCCTTGGTCTAAGGTTTGGGGTTCACCACAGCGGGCCAAGGGGGATTTTTCCCTCGAGTGTGGTCCGGGCCTACGCTGGATGATACAACTGATGACGCTTTTCGAATCGTTGATATAATCTAATTATATTCAGAGGATTCCCGGTGAAGGTGATCAGAAACGTCGTGGTTACGGCGGATTTCGGCTGATATCCCCTTGACGGGTATCCTAACGAGATTGGCGGGTTGTGGTCACGCTGCTCCGGCGGCTCTCACGGCTCTATCGCGATCTGCCGGTATTCCCGAAACGCCTTATCCATCCGTCAATCGGGCCCTACAATGGGTCCGCCAACGCACTGCGATGCCCTTCGCCGCCCCGACGACGTGGCCGGATTCCGCGATTTCTTTGACGTCGGAAGCGGTCGCGACGCATGTGGTGACGAGCGGAGCGGGATTTTTTCTCCCGGCATCGGCCTATTCCATTACGGTCTATTTTCACAACGGCTCTGCCTCCTGGACGTTTGGGGGCGCCCAGTGGCGGTCTCGACAAGGCCCGACGCCGCTGGTGATGCCCGTGGGCGTGTTGACGCCGACGGTATTCGGATCCTATGGCGGCGTGGCCGGTCAAAAACCCCAGATCGTGTTGGTCGGCTCGGTCTATACGGCCGTGTGGCCTAACGCCGCGGTCACGAATATGGGACCGTGGACCCTGGAGGTGCTTGGAGGCAGCACGTCGCAGGAAATCGCGGTGACGCGGATGCTCGTTCACGCCATGGAGCAAGCCCCTCGGGTATGGTTTCACCACACGGGACTCATAGCGGTGGATTTATCCCAGAGCCGTCTTGAGATTTCTTGGACAGAAGGCGCGGTGACGTGGTTTGTGTATGGGGGCGTTGACGGATCGACCGCCGGTGCGGCTCACGACATTCCGCAAGCCATCATGATTGCGGCGTCGTTTCGATCATAAGATTTGTTGTCTCAGGGAGTCCGTTGGGGGTAACGGCTCGGTGTTAAAAGTTTATCTTATGGGTCGGATCAAGAAAGATGCATCTTTTTAGCCACGTGCCATGCGGGAATGCGCGATGTGGGCGGGAACGTATCGTTCCAACGAGCGATGCAAAAGCCGATAGGAATTGCGTAACAAGGAGGACATTCTGGTGCAGCGAACAGTGAGGCGGCTCTTCTCCGTTATCATCGGAGCCTTGTTCATAACTGGGTGTGGAGCGCATCCATCTCAACCAGAAGCGGCCCATGCTGCACCACCATCGTTGTCCGCCGCGGGCCGAATCGCCGGTGGATCAGGCCAAACCTTCCGGGCGCGATTGGATCAATTGGACCTAATTTTGAAGCCTCGAACGCGGGTTTCCGTTTATCTTCCGGGCCATCTTAACGGTTTACGTGAGAACCCGAGCATGTTCTATCGAACAAGTCAGGGGAGCTATCGGGTTCTATTTGGGTCACCGCCAACGCTGAATGCCCTCCCGATGACTAGCGGGTGCGCTTCGCAAACATTGGGAGCGGTATGGGGAATTCCCATCTCTGATCAAAGGCTCTTAACGACACTTTTTCATACGTGTATTCCGTTGCCATTTTATCTGCAATTACCGACATCTTCAGCTCAGGCCCAGGCCGTTCAGTTAACGCCGACGGTGTCGGGAACTCTTTACGTGTCACCCAACGAGCCTGGCTACGAAGACATTGTGTGGCGTCAGAACGGATGGACTCTCATCGATACGGGTTATGTCGGCACCAACAATGCCGAATTGCTGAGCTTGGCCCATGTCACTGCCGCCGATTTATCCCGCACCCGAGGGGATCGGCCTTTGCCGGGGCGTCATGGCACGGCCGTCTTTGTCTATGGAGCGCCCGACGCTCCTTCTGAAGCGACGTTTCAACTGGGGCACGCCCAATATGTGATTTATGCGAACGGATATGAAGCTCTAGCATGGGCTCAACAGATGTACCGACTAAACGGCACACGTTGATAAATTGTCTGCAGGCGGTTGACCATAAATACCGCAGTTATGGAGTTATCGGAAAATGCCCACCAATAAAAATCGGTGAATGCCGTTTCCGGGTCAGTCAACACGGTACACGGCATCATGTTGGCACGAAACCAGTTTTGGTGTCCTGGCCCGCGACTAGTTACTTCGGTCAAAGCAGTATTCGCATGGTTTAAAGCTAACCCGTTCCTTGGATTAGACCAAATCCTTCTTTGGTATCCGGGGATTGACAAGTGCATGAATGTCGTATTGGGTACAGGCATCGATTTACGAAAAGATGAATTTTGGCAGCGTAACGAGACATGGTAATGCCGCGTTATGTTGTGCGAACGATGTTTAGTCGGCAAGTGTGGCCATGATTAGCGCCACCGTCATCACGGTAGGAGGGGAATCATGCAGTCAGAGTTTACGATGACCATAGGGCAATATCAAATCTCAACGGAGTTTGAGCGTCTGCAACCAGATGTCGTATGGCGATTTCTTACCGAGCACTCCACATGGGCGCGTGGAATCCCGTATGAGACGTTTTACCGAACGATTCAAAACTCGCTCAATTTCGGTGCTTATGATGACCGCGGTCGGCAGGTGGGGTTTGCCAGAGTTGTTACCGATTACGGGCAGTTTGCCTATATTTGCGATGTTTTCGTATTGCAACAGCACCGGGGGCGAGGACTCGGTAAAGCGTTGATGGCGGCTATTATGTCCCATCCGGCGTTAGCGCAATTGCGCCGTTACGCGTTGGATACCGCCGATGCGCAAGGGCTTTACGCTCGATATGGATTTCGCAATCTTTCGGATCCATCGGTTCATATGGAAATTTTGTCTCGCTCGACAGATGTGTGGCCACGTTCCTGAATCACTTCGGTATTGGGGAATTCTCTTGGTTCGTGGACGTGAGGTGCCGGTACAGGGTGGTGGGAAAGTAAGGGGGACCACTATAATGAATGTCAACCTTCCGTGAGAACCATCTGCCGATTCGCTGTTCTCGCTAAATGGTTAGTAGGATTTAAGAATCCACGTTTGGAAGGGGTACCGTTGACGCTTGCGGGCGAACTCGTCAGCCACCGGGCCCGACGGGGCCGGTGGCTGAAGCAGTTGAGGCTCAACAAATGGGCTTGGATTGGACCCGTGGCTTTATAAGACCTGTCTGGTCGGTTCTGTTCGAAAAACAATGACACATTCGCGAAAATGCCCACGCCCAAGGCCATCCCGACCTCAGAACCAAGCAAGACAAACGCTGGTGTCACGC contains:
- a CDS encoding Potassium-transporting ATPase C chain (PFAM: K+-transporting ATPase, c chain~TIGRFAM: K+-transporting ATPase, C subunit~COGs: COG2156 K+-transporting ATPase c chain~HAMAP: Potassium transporting ATPase, C subunit~InterPro IPR003820~KEGG: vap:Vapar_4993 potassium-transporting ATPase, C subunit~PFAM: Potassium transporting ATPase, C subunit~PRIAM: Potassium-transporting ATPase~SPTR: Potassium-transporting ATPase C chain;~TIGRFAM: Potassium transporting ATPase, C subunit) translates to MNKWRTIGGVTLALWFMLGLGYPLVMTAISQLLFPYQASGSPVVWHGQIVASAHVGQYFNAPQYFWGRPSDTVSATGQPEPYNPMASGGSNLGPTNRALIDRVRQRLLTWEQVTPGLAARNIPASLVEGSGSGLDPDITPAAADIQIPRVAHATGLSPVVLQDLITEATSPPQWGIFGRTRVNVVKLNLLVAQLVASRKTG
- a CDS encoding Lysine exporter protein (LYSE/YGGA) (PFAM: LysE type translocator~COGs: COG1279 Lysine efflux permease~InterPro IPR001123~KEGG: pjd:Pjdr2_2788 lysine exporter protein (LysE/YggA)~PFAM: Lysine exporter protein (LYSE/YGGA)~SPTR: Lysine exporter protein (LYSE/YGGA)), which produces MDLAFLHGFLLALALILPLGPQNLTVISQGTTHRQYRRTVPVVITAALSDTILIGVAVLGVSAVAMVAPVLKEILTLLGIVFLVWMGWQSWHSLVHPETFGSAAPYWTLWRQIMYTLRASLLNPHAIMDTVIVIGGGAALYSTPREKWAYALAAVLVSWLWFFGLSLVGRALAQLRHQARTIKWLNRISAGIMWTIAGRYLIQLGIAIWTTPT
- a CDS encoding GCN5-related N-acetyltransferase (PFAM: Acetyltransferase (GNAT) family~InterPro IPR000182~KEGG: cvi:CV_0333 hypothetical protein~PFAM: GCN5-related N-acetyltransferase~SPTR: Putative uncharacterized protein), which translates into the protein MQSEFTMTIGQYQISTEFERLQPDVVWRFLTEHSTWARGIPYETFYRTIQNSLNFGAYDDRGRQVGFARVVTDYGQFAYICDVFVLQQHRGRGLGKALMAAIMSHPALAQLRRYALDTADAQGLYARYGFRNLSDPSVHMEILSRSTDVWPRS